In Bradyrhizobium paxllaeri, the genomic stretch GAATGCCGATATGGCCGACATGGTGATGGCCGCAGGCATTGATGCAGCCGGAGATGTTGATGTGCAGCCGGCCGATCATGTCGGCGGTGTCGTGGTTGGCGAAACGCCGCGTCAGTTCCTGCGCAATCGGGATCGAGCGCGCATTGGCCAGCGAGCAGTAATCCAGCCCCGGGCAGGCGATGATGTCGGTAACGAGGTTGACGTTCGGCGTGGCGAGCCCGAGCCTATCCAGCGCCCTCCACAACTGCGGCAGGTCGCGCTTGGCGACATGCGGCAGCGCCAAATTCTGCTCGTGGCCGACGCGAATTTCGCCGAACGAATATTTGTCGGCGAGATCGGCGACCGCATCCATCTGGTCGGCGGTGGCGTCGCCGGGCGGGCCACCCACCGGCTTCAGCGACAGCGTCACGATCGAATAGCCCTGCACCTTGTGCGGCGCGACCGAGTTCTTGCGCCAGCGCTCGAACAAGGGATCAGCCGCGGCCTGCTTCAGTTCGTCCGGCATGTGCGGCAACTTTTCGTAAGCCGGATAGGAGAAGCGCGAACGCACCTCCTCGATCGCGGAATGATCGAGCGTCAGCCCGACATCGCCCATCAGCTTCCATTCCTCCTCGACCTCACGCGCGAATTTCTCGATGCCGAGCTCGTGGACGAGGATCTTGATGCGGGCCTTGTAGATGTTGTCGCGGCGGCCATACTGGTTGTAGACGCGCAGGATCGCCTCGACATAGCTCAGGATGTCGCGGCCGTGCACGAACGGCTTGATGGTCTTGGCGATGAACGGCGTGCGGCCGAGGCCACCGCCGACCAGCACCTCGAAACCGGTTTCGCCGTCGGCGTTCTTGTGCAGGCGCAAGCCAATGTCGTGGATCTTGATCGCGGCGCGGTCGTGTTCCGATGCGGTGATCGCGATCTTGAACTTGCGCGGCAGGAACGAGAACTCCGGATGCAGCGTGGTGTGCTGGCGCAGGATCTCCGACCAGATGCGCGGGTCCTCGACCTCGCCGGGCGCGACGCCGGCCCACTGATCCGAGGTGACGTTGCGCATGTTGTTGCCGGAGGTCTGCATCGCGTGGATGCCGACGTCGGCGAGCTCGGCCAGCGCATCCGGAAGCTCGGCAAGCTTGATCCAGTTGAACTGGATGTTCTGCCGCGTGGTGAAATGGCCGTAGCCACGGTCGTAGCGGCGGGCGACATGCGCAAGCCGGCGCAATTGCTTCGACGACAGCGTGCCATAGGGGATCGCGACGCGGAACATGTAGGCGTGCAATTGCAGGTACACGCCATTCTGCAGCCGCAGGATCTTGAATTCGTCCTCGGTCAGCTCGCCGGAGAGGCGGCGCTTCACCTGATCGCGGAATTCCGAAACCCGCTCGTTGATGAGCGTGCGATCGAGTTCGTCATATGCATACATGATGGATCAGCCTCAGGCCGGAAGAAGGTCGATGGTGAGGCCCTTCGACCGGATATGTTCACGGAGGTTGCCGGGCTCGACCACCCCGCCCTCTTTGACTTCGACCGGCGCGATATAGGCGCCGACCGCGCCGACGTCATCGGCGACGCCTTCGGCAAGCAACGCGCGCGCGTCATCGGAGGTGCCGACGATCGCGGCATCGGCCAGCGCCGTCGACCAGCCCCGATCTGCGGTCCGGTAGACCACGGCGCCATCCCAGGTGCGGTTGGCGGTCACCACCGACGGTCCCGTGATTCTGATTTTCTTCTGTTCGAGCGGAGAGGTCATTCGGCAGCTTCCAGCAGTTTGGAGATGACTTGGTTGAGGTTTGACTGACGCCACGGCGCGGAATGCGCGACGACGTCGCCGATGATGAGGATGGCGGGACCGCCATCGATTTTTTCGACCAGCGCCGGAAGATTCTCCAGCGTGCCGACCACGGCCTGCGCATCCGGCCGCGTCACCCGCGCGAACACGCCGACCGGCGTTTGCGGCAACCGGCCGGCGGCCAGCAGGCCAGCGCGCACCGAGGGCGCAGCGGTCATGCCCATATAGACCACGATGGTCATCTTCTTGTCTGTCAGCACCGACCAGTCGACGGTCTCGGCGTCCTTGGCCTTGTGCGCGGTTAGGAAGGTGATGCGCAGCGCTTCGTGGCGATAGGTCAGCGGCGCCTCGAATTGCGCAGCGGCGCCGAGGCCGGCGGTAATGCCCGGCACCACCGAATAGGCGACGCCGGCTGCGCGCAGCACTTCGATTTCCTCGCCGCCGCGGCCGAAGATGAAGGGATCTCCGCCCTTCAGCCGCACCGCGCGCTGTCCGGCCTTCGCAGCCTCAATCAGCAATTTGTTGATCGCATCCTGGCCGATGCCGGGCTTGCCGACGCGGCGGCCGACCGGAATGCGCGAGGCGTCGCGGCGGATACGGTCGAGAACCTCCGGCGACACCAGCTCGTCATAGAAAACGACGTCGGCATCCTGCAGCGCCCGCAGTGCCTTGATGGTGAGCAGATCGGGATCGCCCGGCCCTGCGCCGACCAGCGTCACCCGGCCCTCGGCCTTGCCATCCTGGTTCGCGCCGGCAAACGCGGAAGGATCGGTGATTTCGTTCAGCGCCTTTTCGGCCTCGGCCTTGCGGCCCGCGAGCACCAGTGCGCCGATAGGACCGTCGATCACGCGCTCCCAGAAACGGCGGCGCAACGAAAATTCGGGAATGCGCGCATGCATGGATTTGCGGAAGCTGCCGATGAAGGCGGCGAGATCGCCGATGCGCGCCGGCAGCACCGCTTCGATGCGCTCGCGCACGCGGCGTGCGACCACCGGCGACGCACCGCCGGTGCCGACGGCAACGACGACGTCGCCGCGATCGACGATCGCCGGAAAGATGAAGGTGGAATGCGCAAGGTCGTCCATCACGTTGACGGGCAGCCCGACCGCCTTCGCACGCACCGACATCGCTACGCCGATGTCGCCGGCGCCGGCACAGAGGATTGCGATGATGCCGGAGAGATCAGCTGACAGCGGATCGCCGGAAGCCAGCTCTATCCGCGCGGCGTCATTGGGGTCGAGGCCAGCCAGATCATGATTGCCGTCGGTCGCATACCAGCGGACCTGCGCGCCCGCCGAAATCAGCAGGCGCAATTTTGCGCGCACGAGGTCACCCGCCCCAACGAGCAACACCTTGCCGCTTTGCAAATCCAGGAACACAGGCAGATAGCGCATCAGACACTCGCTTTCCCCAATTGGGGGGTTGACTGAAATTATTTTCTATTTATGTCTCGATCAAGAGCCACAAAGAGAAAATTATTTCTTCTCTATTGCGGCGCAACTTTAGAATTTTTCCACTCCCAAGTCCAAGGCCCAGAGATGCATCTTCTCAACCCTGAATCCAGCGGACGCAGGTTGCAGTCCGCAGCCCTGCATGAAGCATCTTCTGTGCCGAAAATTTTTCCCGGCGAGATGCTGCCGCCGCCCTCGATGGACCATCTCGACGAGCTCGAGGCGCAGAGCATCTACATTCTGCGCGAAGCGTTCGCGCGGCTGAAGAAGCTCGCGCTGCTGTGGTCGCTCGGTAAAGACTCCAACGTCATGATCTGGCTGGCGCGCAAGGCCTTCTTCGGCCGCGTGCCGTTTCCGGCGCTCCATGTCGATACCGGCAAGAAATTTCCGGAGATGTATGCATTCCGCGACCGCTTCGGGAAGGAGTGGGACCTCGATCTCAAGGTAGAGCCCTGCCCGCCGATCGATGCCGTCGATCCGACCTTGCCGCCGGCCGCGCGGTCCGCCGCCCGCAAGACCGAAGGGCTGAAGTGGGCGCTTAACAAATACGGCTTCGATGGCCTGATCGCCGGCATCCGCCGCGACGAGGAAGCCACCCGCGCCAAGGAGCGCGTATTCTCGCCGCGCGGGCTCGAAGGCGGCTGGGACGTGCGCGACCAGCCCCCGGAGTTCTGGGACCAGTTCAACGCTTCAGTGCCGCAAGGCGCACATCTTCGCGTTC encodes the following:
- a CDS encoding DUF2849 domain-containing protein, with the protein product MTSPLEQKKIRITGPSVVTANRTWDGAVVYRTADRGWSTALADAAIVGTSDDARALLAEGVADDVGAVGAYIAPVEVKEGGVVEPGNLREHIRSKGLTIDLLPA
- the cysD gene encoding sulfate adenylyltransferase subunit CysD; translated protein: MDHLDELEAQSIYILREAFARLKKLALLWSLGKDSNVMIWLARKAFFGRVPFPALHVDTGKKFPEMYAFRDRFGKEWDLDLKVEPCPPIDAVDPTLPPAARSAARKTEGLKWALNKYGFDGLIAGIRRDEEATRAKERVFSPRGLEGGWDVRDQPPEFWDQFNASVPQGAHLRVHPILHWTEADIWAYTKRENIPIIPLYLSKDGKRYRSLGDQDITNPVASAASNIDEILAELDGTKVPERAGRALDHETEDAFERLRVAGYL
- the cysG gene encoding siroheme synthase CysG, encoding MRYLPVFLDLQSGKVLLVGAGDLVRAKLRLLISAGAQVRWYATDGNHDLAGLDPNDAARIELASGDPLSADLSGIIAILCAGAGDIGVAMSVRAKAVGLPVNVMDDLAHSTFIFPAIVDRGDVVVAVGTGGASPVVARRVRERIEAVLPARIGDLAAFIGSFRKSMHARIPEFSLRRRFWERVIDGPIGALVLAGRKAEAEKALNEITDPSAFAGANQDGKAEGRVTLVGAGPGDPDLLTIKALRALQDADVVFYDELVSPEVLDRIRRDASRIPVGRRVGKPGIGQDAINKLLIEAAKAGQRAVRLKGGDPFIFGRGGEEIEVLRAAGVAYSVVPGITAGLGAAAQFEAPLTYRHEALRITFLTAHKAKDAETVDWSVLTDKKMTIVVYMGMTAAPSVRAGLLAAGRLPQTPVGVFARVTRPDAQAVVGTLENLPALVEKIDGGPAILIIGDVVAHSAPWRQSNLNQVISKLLEAAE
- a CDS encoding nitrite/sulfite reductase; translated protein: MYAYDELDRTLINERVSEFRDQVKRRLSGELTEDEFKILRLQNGVYLQLHAYMFRVAIPYGTLSSKQLRRLAHVARRYDRGYGHFTTRQNIQFNWIKLAELPDALAELADVGIHAMQTSGNNMRNVTSDQWAGVAPGEVEDPRIWSEILRQHTTLHPEFSFLPRKFKIAITASEHDRAAIKIHDIGLRLHKNADGETGFEVLVGGGLGRTPFIAKTIKPFVHGRDILSYVEAILRVYNQYGRRDNIYKARIKILVHELGIEKFAREVEEEWKLMGDVGLTLDHSAIEEVRSRFSYPAYEKLPHMPDELKQAAADPLFERWRKNSVAPHKVQGYSIVTLSLKPVGGPPGDATADQMDAVADLADKYSFGEIRVGHEQNLALPHVAKRDLPQLWRALDRLGLATPNVNLVTDIIACPGLDYCSLANARSIPIAQELTRRFANHDTADMIGRLHINISGCINACGHHHVGHIGILGVEKNGEEFYQITIGGRADENAQMGVLIGPAVPYAEVADVIEDIVEAYLALRDRPEELFVDTVKRLGVEPFKERVYATR